Proteins encoded in a region of the Candidatus Limnocylindrales bacterium genome:
- a CDS encoding isocitrate lyase/phosphoenolpyruvate mutase family protein produces the protein MTTNADIFHSLHAGPGLLLLPNCWDAGSARLLEHLGARAVATTSAGLAWSLGFPDGDALPVTKLAAAVESIVRVIRIPLSVDMEGGYSDDPADVSEAVAAIAGAGGVGINLEDGAMPPDLFVRKLEAARKGADRAGVRMFVNARTDTYLRALVPENRLVGETLARAGMFRDAGADGFFVPKVVADDAIREIAASCGLPLNVLAWHGLSPSRELEKLGVRRVSAGSSIAQAAWGRARDAAATFLADGYTPALFENAMLYGDINPLFAESARGR, from the coding sequence ATGACAACCAACGCCGACATCTTTCATTCGCTTCATGCGGGGCCCGGGCTGCTGCTGCTGCCCAACTGCTGGGATGCAGGAAGTGCCAGGCTGCTCGAGCATCTCGGCGCGCGCGCCGTTGCGACGACGAGCGCAGGGCTCGCATGGTCGCTCGGGTTTCCCGACGGCGACGCGCTGCCGGTCACGAAGCTCGCTGCGGCGGTCGAATCGATCGTTCGCGTGATCAGGATCCCGCTCAGCGTCGACATGGAAGGCGGTTATTCAGACGATCCGGCAGACGTCTCGGAAGCGGTCGCGGCGATTGCCGGCGCCGGCGGGGTGGGCATCAACCTCGAGGACGGCGCGATGCCTCCCGACCTTTTCGTGCGAAAGCTCGAAGCGGCGCGAAAGGGCGCCGATCGTGCCGGCGTGCGCATGTTCGTCAACGCTCGCACGGACACATATCTGCGTGCGCTCGTGCCGGAGAACCGCCTGGTCGGCGAAACACTCGCGCGGGCCGGCATGTTCCGTGACGCAGGCGCCGACGGCTTCTTCGTTCCGAAGGTCGTCGCGGACGACGCGATCCGCGAGATCGCAGCGTCGTGCGGGCTGCCGCTGAACGTGCTCGCGTGGCACGGTCTGTCGCCGTCTCGCGAGCTCGAAAAGCTCGGCGTGCGCAGGGTGAGCGCCGGCTCGTCGATCGCGCAGGCCGCGTGGGGAAGAGCACGAGACGCCGCGGCGACGTTTCTCGCCGACGGCTACACGCCGGCCCTGTTCGAGAACGCGATGCTGTACGGCGACATCAACCCGTTGTTCGCCGAGTCAGCTCGAGGCCGATGA
- a CDS encoding FAD-binding oxidoreductase: MTTDARPAERERKFWGWGYEDEAPGIDHQKAIGAMLAARFGFDVGEPAAPPRIDEIALRAPRIAAPSALAAIVSERPLDRASHTYGKAYRDVVRAFRRDFSPAPDLVAYPKNEQDIVRLLDWCSSARIAAIPYGGGSSVVGGVEARGLDDFAGSISIDLGALDRVLEIDRASRSARIQAGIYGPALEDALRPHELTLRHFPQSFEFSTLGGWIATRSGGHYATLYTHIDDFVESLRTVTPAGVLESRRLPGSGAGPSPDRYVIGSEGSIGIVTEAWMRLQDRPKYRASASATFTDYYAAARAVRALSHSSLYPTNLRLLDAGEAMTSGAGDGTHHVLILAFESADHPLDAWMARALEMVRDHGGQYPEGAGRTRSDDRAGREGAAGAWRDAFLRAPYMRDALVGLGMISDTFETAITWDRFEAFHSGVTEAVRSELERRCGGGSVTCRFTHVYPDGPAPYFTILAPSSPERQLEDWDAIKSAASEALLRLGGTITHHHAVGRDHMPWYERQRPALFGDALAAAKRALDPAGVMNPGVIVGASSASS, encoded by the coding sequence ATGACGACAGACGCGCGGCCGGCGGAACGCGAACGGAAATTCTGGGGCTGGGGCTACGAGGACGAAGCCCCGGGCATCGATCATCAGAAGGCGATCGGCGCGATGCTGGCCGCGCGCTTCGGCTTCGACGTCGGCGAGCCGGCCGCTCCGCCGCGGATCGACGAGATCGCGCTGCGCGCGCCGCGCATAGCGGCTCCTTCGGCGCTCGCAGCGATCGTCTCCGAACGCCCGCTCGACCGGGCATCGCACACGTACGGCAAAGCGTATCGCGACGTCGTGCGCGCATTCCGCCGCGACTTCTCGCCGGCTCCGGACCTGGTCGCGTATCCGAAGAATGAACAAGACATCGTGCGGCTTCTCGACTGGTGCTCATCGGCGCGCATCGCGGCCATTCCATATGGCGGCGGCTCGTCGGTCGTCGGCGGCGTCGAAGCGCGCGGCCTCGACGATTTTGCCGGCAGCATCTCGATCGATCTCGGCGCGCTCGACCGCGTGCTCGAGATCGATCGCGCGTCGCGCTCTGCGCGCATCCAGGCCGGCATCTACGGGCCGGCGCTCGAAGACGCGCTCAGGCCGCACGAGCTCACGCTGCGGCATTTCCCGCAGTCGTTCGAATTCTCGACGCTCGGCGGCTGGATCGCGACGCGCTCCGGGGGCCACTACGCGACGCTTTACACGCACATCGACGATTTCGTCGAGTCGCTGCGCACGGTGACGCCGGCCGGCGTTCTCGAAAGCCGCCGCCTTCCGGGATCAGGCGCGGGGCCGAGCCCGGATCGCTACGTGATCGGATCCGAAGGCTCGATCGGCATCGTCACCGAAGCGTGGATGCGGCTGCAGGACCGGCCGAAGTATCGCGCATCGGCGAGCGCAACGTTCACGGACTATTACGCTGCGGCGCGCGCGGTGCGCGCGTTGTCGCACTCCTCGCTGTATCCGACCAATCTTCGTCTCCTCGATGCCGGCGAAGCCATGACCAGCGGAGCCGGCGACGGCACGCACCACGTCCTGATCCTCGCGTTCGAGTCGGCCGATCATCCGCTCGACGCATGGATGGCGCGTGCGCTCGAGATGGTGCGCGACCATGGCGGACAGTACCCGGAAGGTGCGGGCCGCACGCGCAGCGACGATCGCGCCGGGCGCGAAGGCGCCGCCGGTGCGTGGCGCGATGCGTTCCTGCGCGCGCCGTACATGCGCGACGCGCTGGTCGGCCTCGGCATGATCAGCGACACGTTCGAAACCGCGATCACGTGGGACCGCTTCGAAGCATTTCATTCGGGTGTGACCGAAGCCGTCAGGAGCGAGCTCGAGCGACGCTGCGGCGGAGGCTCGGTCACGTGCCGCTTCACGCATGTGTATCCGGACGGCCCGGCGCCGTATTTCACGATCCTTGCGCCGTCGTCGCCGGAGCGTCAGCTCGAGGACTGGGACGCGATCAAGAGCGCCGCGTCCGAGGCGCTGCTGCGCCTCGGCGGCACGATCACGCATCATCATGCGGTCGGGCGAGATCACATGCCGTGGTACGAGCGCCAGCGGCCGGCGCTGTTCGGCGACGCGCTGGCGGCGGCCAAGCGTGCGCTCGACCCGGCAGGAGTGATGAATCCCGGTGTTATCGTCGGCGCGTCATCGGCCTCGAGCTGA
- a CDS encoding glycosyltransferase yields the protein MIHPPLVSIALPVRNAGPWLGECLDSILAQSEPRFELVAVDDGSSDSSRAMLDGLAASDARVRVLETRESARGIAEALNVALAAASAPYLVRMDADDRMHPERLAKQIAALEADPALFGVASRAAAFSADPIQDGMRAYVDWQNALLTPEELARDRFIESPVLHPSVALRTDVVRETLGGWRSTAWPEDWEFFLRAFEAGLRIARLPEVLVEWRLHSLQATRTHSQYSEDALLELRAAYLARFLQRAATSDRSLWMLGAGPVGKALVKALSRHGVVANGLADVDARKIGGIVRGAGHRWRVADYRDLEAMTPRPFAVSAVAGPVARERIRAVLAGWGWAEGDDFVVAA from the coding sequence ATGATCCACCCGCCGCTTGTCTCGATCGCGCTTCCGGTGCGCAACGCGGGGCCCTGGCTCGGCGAATGCCTCGACTCGATCCTCGCGCAGAGCGAACCGCGCTTCGAGCTCGTCGCAGTCGATGACGGCAGCAGTGACTCGAGTCGCGCGATGCTCGACGGGCTCGCCGCGAGCGATGCGCGGGTTCGCGTGCTCGAGACTCGCGAAAGTGCGCGCGGCATTGCCGAAGCTCTCAACGTCGCGCTCGCGGCCGCGAGCGCTCCATACCTCGTGCGAATGGACGCCGACGACCGCATGCATCCCGAGCGCCTCGCGAAGCAGATCGCTGCGCTTGAGGCCGACCCGGCGCTGTTCGGCGTCGCGTCGCGCGCTGCGGCGTTCTCCGCCGATCCGATCCAGGACGGCATGCGGGCGTACGTCGACTGGCAGAATGCTCTGCTCACTCCCGAAGAGCTGGCGCGCGACCGCTTCATCGAAAGTCCGGTGCTTCACCCGTCGGTCGCGCTGCGTACGGACGTCGTGCGCGAAACGCTCGGCGGCTGGCGCTCGACGGCGTGGCCGGAGGACTGGGAATTCTTCCTGCGCGCGTTCGAGGCGGGCCTTCGCATTGCGCGCTTGCCCGAAGTGCTCGTCGAGTGGCGGCTTCATTCGCTGCAGGCGACGCGCACGCATTCGCAGTACAGCGAAGATGCGCTGCTCGAGCTGCGTGCCGCGTATCTCGCGCGCTTCCTTCAGCGCGCCGCGACCAGTGACCGATCGCTGTGGATGCTCGGCGCGGGGCCGGTCGGCAAGGCGCTCGTCAAGGCGCTGTCGCGCCACGGCGTCGTGGCCAACGGGCTTGCCGACGTCGATGCACGCAAGATCGGCGGCATCGTGCGCGGCGCCGGGCATCGCTGGCGCGTCGCCGACTATCGCGATCTCGAGGCGATGACGCCGCGGCCGTTCGCCGTAAGCGCAGTGGCCGGGCCCGTCGCGCGCGAGAGGATTCGCGCCGTCCTGGCCGGATGGGGATGGGCAGAAGGCGACGATTTCGTCGTTGCCGCGTAG
- a CDS encoding long-chain fatty acid--CoA ligase, which yields MTMQRTPLLLSRLMDRGPHLNPHEEIVTRTMAGGLHRQTYQALKARASQVANALRAAGIHQGDRVASFQWNNHRHLELYYAVPSMGAVLHTLNIRLSQRDLEYIINHAADRVIFVDEDLLKLVEPLATKAPTVEQWVVCSDSPSGTWKTSLPGTVGYEEWIASQPATYEWPEIDEHSPMGLCYTSGTTGNPKGVMYTHRSTYLHTMAQAMTDSLGLSATDCVLPIVPMFHAMSWGLPFTATMLGCKNVLPNCHMDAKDILDLMAAEQVSVSAGVPTIWQGLRAAIEAEPGRWELSHLSRVTCGGSAPPVSLMRWYWDKLGVEMIQGWGMTETNPLGTISRKVAKRSQRQLSLDEQFANAAKAGLTLPGLEIEIVDEHFQPLPHDGETVGELLIRGPWIASEYYANPQPEKFHDGWLVTGDVAKIDAEQYLIIADRSKDLIKSGGEWISSVDIENDIVAVPGVAQAAVVAQPHPKWDERPVALVVLAPDAIVTAADVTKHLAKTFAKWQLPDEILFVASLPLTSTGKLDKKVIRADLQEKGYRLPDLRSALQ from the coding sequence ATGACCATGCAACGTACCCCGCTCCTGCTTTCGCGCCTGATGGACCGCGGTCCGCACCTGAATCCGCACGAAGAGATCGTCACGCGCACGATGGCGGGCGGGCTCCATCGCCAGACGTACCAGGCGCTCAAGGCACGCGCATCGCAGGTCGCCAACGCGCTTCGCGCGGCGGGCATCCATCAGGGCGACCGGGTCGCGAGCTTCCAGTGGAACAACCATCGCCATCTTGAGCTCTACTACGCGGTGCCGTCGATGGGCGCCGTGCTGCACACGCTCAACATCCGGCTGAGCCAGCGCGATCTCGAATACATCATCAACCACGCCGCCGATCGCGTGATCTTCGTCGACGAGGATCTGCTGAAGCTGGTCGAGCCTCTCGCTACGAAGGCGCCGACCGTCGAGCAGTGGGTCGTCTGCTCCGACAGTCCGAGCGGGACCTGGAAGACATCGCTGCCGGGTACGGTCGGCTATGAAGAATGGATTGCGTCGCAGCCGGCGACGTACGAATGGCCCGAGATCGACGAGCATTCGCCGATGGGTCTTTGCTACACGAGCGGCACCACCGGAAATCCGAAGGGCGTCATGTACACGCACCGCTCGACGTACCTTCACACGATGGCGCAGGCGATGACCGACTCGCTCGGTCTATCGGCAACCGACTGTGTGCTGCCGATCGTTCCGATGTTCCATGCGATGAGCTGGGGCCTTCCGTTCACGGCCACCATGCTCGGGTGCAAGAACGTCCTTCCGAACTGTCACATGGACGCCAAGGACATTCTCGACCTGATGGCTGCCGAACAGGTGTCGGTCTCGGCCGGAGTGCCGACGATCTGGCAGGGACTTCGCGCAGCGATCGAAGCCGAGCCGGGACGCTGGGAGCTTTCGCATCTGTCGCGCGTGACGTGCGGCGGCTCGGCGCCGCCGGTGTCGCTGATGCGCTGGTACTGGGACAAGCTCGGCGTCGAGATGATCCAGGGCTGGGGCATGACCGAGACCAACCCGCTCGGCACGATCTCGCGCAAGGTCGCCAAGCGCTCGCAGCGCCAGCTTTCGCTCGACGAGCAGTTCGCCAACGCCGCCAAGGCCGGGCTTACGCTTCCCGGTCTCGAGATCGAGATCGTCGACGAGCATTTCCAGCCGCTTCCGCACGACGGAGAAACCGTCGGCGAGCTGCTGATCCGCGGCCCGTGGATCGCGTCGGAGTACTACGCCAATCCACAGCCGGAAAAGTTTCACGACGGCTGGCTGGTGACCGGTGACGTCGCGAAGATCGATGCGGAGCAGTACCTGATCATCGCCGATCGCTCCAAAGACCTCATCAAGAGCGGTGGCGAATGGATCTCGTCGGTCGATATCGAGAACGACATCGTCGCGGTCCCGGGCGTCGCGCAGGCCGCGGTCGTCGCGCAGCCGCATCCGAAATGGGACGAGCGTCCGGTGGCGCTCGTCGTGCTGGCTCCGGACGCGATCGTGACCGCTGCCGATGTGACGAAGCACCTCGCGAAGACGTTCGCGAAGTGGCAGCTTCCGGACGAGATCCTGTTCGTTGCGAGCCTGCCGCTGACGTCGACCGGAAAGCTCGACAAGAAGGTCATTCGCGCCGATCTCCAGGAGAAGGGTTACCGGCTGCCGGACCTGCGTTCCGCGCTGCAGTAA
- the galK gene encoding galactokinase has translation MTRIVAPADTQLLDVRTRRGFGARFGRAAEFVITAPGRANLIGEHTDYNDGYVLPFALARRTAIAVSPREGRAVCFSSALARGDVEFSLDEPIVPRGEPAWGDYVRGVVAGCLSAGLDPGGFDAWVDSDVPVGAGLSSSAALEVAAAGVVERLAGASLAPLAKARLCQRAEHEFAGVPCGIMDQMASILATTDDLLLLDCRDNSWRQVALPGSEVEVVVVDSELPHDLGQGEFALRVEQCREAARRLGVRSLRDATREQLSALAGYPVLQRRAQHVVEENARVLAAVDAIRTNDWTHLGVLLDESHQSLRDLYEVSRPEMDDLAGSLRCAGALGARMTGGGFGGCAVALFRAGSRPERLFSGE, from the coding sequence ATGACCCGCATCGTCGCGCCCGCCGACACGCAGCTTCTCGACGTGCGCACGCGCCGCGGATTCGGCGCACGCTTCGGCCGCGCGGCCGAGTTCGTCATCACGGCACCGGGCCGCGCCAACCTGATCGGCGAGCACACCGACTACAACGACGGCTACGTGCTGCCGTTCGCGCTCGCGCGTCGTACGGCCATCGCGGTTTCGCCGCGCGAGGGCAGGGCCGTGTGCTTTTCGAGCGCGCTCGCGCGCGGAGACGTCGAATTCTCGCTCGACGAACCGATCGTGCCGCGCGGCGAGCCGGCGTGGGGCGACTACGTGCGCGGCGTCGTTGCCGGTTGCCTGTCGGCCGGGCTCGACCCCGGCGGCTTCGATGCGTGGGTCGATTCGGACGTTCCGGTCGGTGCGGGCCTGTCGAGCAGCGCTGCGCTCGAGGTCGCCGCAGCGGGAGTCGTCGAACGCCTCGCCGGAGCATCGCTCGCGCCGCTCGCCAAAGCGCGGCTGTGCCAGCGCGCCGAGCACGAGTTTGCCGGCGTGCCGTGCGGAATCATGGACCAGATGGCCTCGATCCTGGCGACTACGGACGATCTGCTGCTGCTCGACTGCCGCGACAACTCGTGGCGCCAGGTTGCGCTTCCCGGCTCCGAGGTCGAAGTCGTCGTCGTCGATTCGGAGCTGCCGCACGATCTTGGCCAGGGCGAGTTCGCGCTTCGCGTCGAACAGTGCCGCGAGGCGGCGCGTAGGCTCGGCGTACGCTCCCTGCGCGACGCAACCCGTGAGCAGCTGTCCGCGCTCGCAGGGTACCCCGTGCTGCAGCGGCGCGCGCAGCACGTCGTCGAAGAAAACGCGCGCGTGCTGGCCGCCGTCGATGCGATCCGAACGAACGATTGGACGCACCTCGGCGTTCTTCTCGACGAAAGCCACCAATCGCTGCGCGACCTCTACGAAGTCAGTCGCCCGGAGATGGATGATCTCGCAGGCAGCCTGCGCTGCGCCGGCGCTCTCGGTGCGCGCATGACAGGGGGAGGATTCGGCGGATGCGCAGTCGCGTTGTTTCGAGCCGGCTCCCGGCCCGAGCGACTTTTTTCAGGAGAATAA
- a CDS encoding exopolysaccharide biosynthesis protein produces MVARSRKTSLFSASTDGGKRFTETLRAIERRAEDGPLTLGELFAICGPQGHAFVAIFLVLPFLQPVPLPGISSAIGIVLVIVGAFVALQRPPWLPQRLRSLVVQPDVVLRICARLERLLGRLEKVVQPRGQWLFPQRWFRLTNGTIWIIHALVFSLPLPIPLTNFFPAVVILLLAVGTLEEDFRVIAVSYVAALLNVLFFGGLVALPTLGWKALTP; encoded by the coding sequence ATGGTAGCCCGATCGCGAAAGACTTCTCTTTTTTCCGCTTCGACCGATGGCGGGAAGCGATTCACCGAGACCCTGCGCGCGATCGAGCGTCGCGCCGAGGATGGCCCGCTGACACTCGGCGAGCTGTTCGCGATCTGCGGTCCGCAGGGACACGCATTCGTGGCGATCTTTCTCGTGCTGCCGTTCCTGCAGCCGGTTCCGCTTCCAGGCATTTCGAGTGCGATCGGGATCGTGCTGGTAATCGTTGGTGCATTCGTCGCGCTGCAGCGGCCGCCGTGGCTGCCTCAGCGTCTTCGTTCGCTCGTCGTGCAGCCCGACGTGGTGCTTCGCATCTGCGCGCGGCTGGAGAGGCTGCTCGGACGGCTCGAGAAGGTCGTGCAGCCGCGGGGGCAATGGCTGTTCCCGCAGCGCTGGTTCCGGCTTACCAACGGTACGATCTGGATCATCCATGCGCTGGTCTTCTCGCTGCCGCTGCCGATCCCGCTGACGAATTTCTTTCCGGCGGTCGTGATCCTGCTGCTGGCGGTCGGCACGCTGGAGGAGGACTTTCGCGTCATAGCGGTTTCTTACGTCGCTGCGCTTCTGAACGTTCTGTTCTTTGGCGGGCTCGTTGCGCTGCCGACGCTCGGGTGGAAAGCGCTCACTCCTTGA
- a CDS encoding DUF6600 domain-containing protein: MKSARCFSQSALLASFLGISFVGGAAVDFVVPEEADAGYDIDESYFYLSLSSDGGWVNNAQFGWVWYPYHRPVGWRPYTLGHWVWTDYGEWLWVSDEPFGWATYHYGRWFLDPIYGWVWLPGRVWAPAWVSWRDCDDYIGWAPIGPWGYYDRHNHRYSDWDRWHHDHDDWDEHRGYRHDRDDSEDWNFTRKRDFVSPRIDRVVLDHHRAVDVMRRSRDLPPPSEDDMRMGRGVSRGIGKDVIERAAGRPIRPVKVEDAAEPPRSGKDSAGAEHHGDRGDRVRVYRPEVREPKPDATPDRLGVAKAPGRPNEAGVRHEHGRAAQADQPQGRDPMNRPHGRVTTDESPARESNAGHRHGAQQDAGESGGRAHDAAATPSREARQPREPEANRANDAATRPPRDEPHTYGGRGSYGDRAMQPRGDTNHGRGAAPQSSGEMERGYPHQANTPRSDTMERGSERPVSHPHDRDASRSYPSSSSRAPQYTAPEPAPREHGRMPQHEAPAVSHERAPAPQYSPQGNHGGGNRESSYGAPPQTHAPAAHSAPPSYQGPATYGAHGSGAQPSAPAGSPGGGFGGYQGGGGFDSSPSHGHGGGGGGGGGRYH, translated from the coding sequence ATGAAATCAGCCCGTTGTTTCTCGCAGTCCGCCCTGCTCGCGTCGTTTCTCGGCATTTCGTTCGTCGGCGGAGCGGCCGTCGACTTCGTGGTCCCGGAAGAAGCCGACGCCGGCTACGATATCGACGAATCCTACTTCTACCTGTCGCTGTCTTCGGATGGCGGCTGGGTGAACAACGCGCAATTCGGCTGGGTCTGGTATCCGTACCATCGCCCCGTCGGCTGGAGACCATACACGCTCGGACACTGGGTCTGGACCGACTACGGCGAATGGCTGTGGGTTTCCGACGAGCCGTTCGGCTGGGCGACGTATCACTACGGGCGCTGGTTTCTCGATCCGATTTACGGATGGGTCTGGCTGCCCGGACGCGTCTGGGCGCCGGCCTGGGTAAGCTGGCGTGACTGCGACGATTACATCGGCTGGGCGCCGATCGGTCCGTGGGGCTACTACGACCGTCACAACCATCGCTACAGCGACTGGGATCGCTGGCACCACGACCATGACGACTGGGACGAGCATCGCGGCTACCGCCACGATCGCGACGACTCGGAAGACTGGAACTTCACGCGCAAGCGCGACTTCGTAAGTCCGCGCATCGACCGCGTCGTGCTCGATCATCACCGCGCGGTCGACGTGATGCGCAGGTCGCGCGACCTTCCGCCTCCGAGCGAAGACGACATGCGCATGGGCCGCGGCGTTTCGCGAGGCATCGGCAAGGACGTGATCGAGCGTGCCGCCGGCCGCCCGATCCGTCCCGTCAAGGTCGAAGATGCCGCCGAGCCGCCGCGCAGCGGCAAGGATTCCGCAGGCGCAGAGCATCATGGTGACCGCGGCGATCGCGTGCGCGTGTACCGTCCCGAAGTGCGCGAGCCGAAGCCGGACGCGACGCCCGATCGTCTCGGTGTCGCCAAGGCGCCCGGCAGGCCGAACGAAGCCGGCGTGCGCCACGAGCACGGCCGCGCGGCTCAGGCGGATCAGCCGCAGGGCCGCGATCCGATGAATCGTCCGCACGGTCGCGTCACCACCGATGAATCTCCGGCGCGCGAATCGAACGCGGGCCATCGCCATGGCGCGCAGCAGGACGCGGGTGAATCGGGCGGCCGCGCGCACGATGCGGCAGCGACGCCTTCGCGTGAAGCGCGGCAGCCGCGCGAACCGGAGGCGAACCGCGCTAACGATGCGGCAACCCGGCCGCCGCGCGACGAGCCTCATACTTATGGCGGCCGCGGTTCCTACGGTGATCGTGCCATGCAGCCGCGAGGCGACACCAACCATGGCCGCGGCGCGGCACCGCAGTCGTCCGGTGAGATGGAGCGCGGCTATCCGCACCAGGCGAATACTCCGCGTAGCGACACGATGGAGCGCGGCAGCGAGCGTCCCGTGTCGCATCCTCACGATCGCGACGCGAGCCGATCGTATCCGTCGTCGTCGTCGCGGGCGCCGCAATACACTGCGCCCGAGCCGGCGCCGCGCGAGCACGGACGCATGCCGCAGCACGAGGCACCGGCCGTATCACATGAGCGTGCTCCGGCGCCGCAGTACTCTCCGCAGGGAAACCATGGCGGTGGAAATCGTGAGAGCTCGTACGGCGCGCCGCCCCAGACCCACGCGCCGGCAGCGCACAGCGCGCCGCCGTCGTATCAGGGGCCTGCAACATACGGTGCGCACGGATCGGGAGCGCAGCCGTCCGCGCCAGCCGGTAGTCCGGGTGGCGGGTTCGGTGGTTACCAGGGCGGCGGTGGATTCGATTCGTCGCCGTCGCACGGTCACGGCGGTGGTGGAGGTGGCGGCGGCGGCCGTTATCACTGA
- a CDS encoding peroxiredoxin — protein sequence MLGKLKKLLGGAPAPAKLLDTGTPAPDFRAPTHDGRTIALSDLRGRKVILWFYPKADTPGCTVEGKGLCAQQAAFDALGAVILGVSFDAPPANKAFAEKFGFGYPLLCDTDRRIGMAYGACDSPSAGHARRITYVIDESGIIRHALPKVDPATHADELLGLLRSGQ from the coding sequence ATGCTCGGAAAACTTAAAAAGCTGCTAGGCGGCGCCCCTGCTCCTGCGAAGCTTCTCGATACCGGCACACCGGCTCCCGATTTCCGCGCTCCGACCCACGATGGCCGCACCATCGCGCTCAGCGACCTGCGCGGTCGCAAAGTGATCCTGTGGTTCTATCCAAAAGCGGATACCCCCGGATGCACGGTCGAGGGCAAAGGATTGTGCGCGCAGCAGGCCGCGTTCGATGCGCTCGGCGCCGTCATCCTCGGCGTCAGCTTCGACGCGCCGCCGGCGAACAAAGCTTTCGCGGAGAAGTTTGGCTTCGGCTATCCGCTGCTGTGCGACACCGACCGCCGCATCGGCATGGCGTACGGCGCGTGCGATTCACCGTCGGCCGGACATGCCAGGCGCATCACGTACGTGATCGATGAATCGGGGATCATCCGGCATGCGCTGCCGAAGGTAGATCCGGCAACGCATGCGGACGAGCTTTTGGGACTTCTTCGAAGCGGTCAGTGA